The segment CCTTGTAAAAGTATTGAAACTTGAAAGTGGTATTAGACACTCCTTTCAAGAATTATAAGCATCATCACATAGGCTATTCATGACCTTGTGCATCTgctaatgattcaaaaattgaatgACAAAGTGCTATCTTCAATTTATTGCTCCTCGATGACAGCACATGTTTCATATTGTCTAAATCATTTTGAAGCCCACACTTGCTCATTTTGATTGGTATCTCCTTTACCATGATCGCCCCTTTAGATCTTATTTGATCTATTTGGATGTTTCTACTTCCTATTGTCCTTTTTGTTAACATCTAAAAACTCTCAAGCATTTTTTATGGCTCTATCAATGGGCTCAAGGTACCTAGATCTATATTTGTGAGTTCTTCAAGCATTTTTTTTACTGAGTTGTCCTGTTGGCACATGATTCTTTTGCATCACTATTCGAAAATGCCAATTAAATTTACCAAATTTGACATGTTTTCAAAATAGAGATTCTAATCAATATATGAAAAGAGATGATTTTGTTTTAATCTCTTTGGAGCTTTTGTGGATTCTCATTTTTTCCATATACTTTAAAGTCATAATATGGTTTAATGTTTTGCTGCATATTCAAGTATAAGCTAATAAAGTTCACTAGAGGTTGCCAATATGCAAACTCTTAATAAATATGCTTTGTGCATTGTTGCACATGTGCCACCCTTTCCTTCCAATAGAAGTCCTCCTCCTTGGTCATAGTCCTACCTAATGTTCATTCTAGGCACCACTCTCACAGCTCTAACCGTGGCTTATAGGGTTCACCTCAACATAATGGATGTGGTTAATCCTTGCAAACACATGACATGTTTATTGCTACTCATCCTCATGATAGATTCATCTTTAGGTGGCTAGATGGTGACAAGCACCCTGAATTGGCTCTTGCTCTTATTGTTCCTACTAATTAAAAAAGATGGTACTATTTCAAGTTGGGAGCCTATACCCAACAGTCAGGACTTCCCAAAGGATTGAAGATAATCCTTTTGATAAAGACTTACCTCTTACACTAACTGCTTAATGACTTGATTATTTTTTACCTGGATTGTTTTAAAATCTGTTATAAATTATTTTTAGTTCCTGCCATTGCATAGAACTATTGTCAAGGGGCTGTTATTAACtagttattaataaatatttttttaacaaatcAGAATTGAGAATTTACAAATGATATATCAGATATTTTtcctattaaaaaaatattaatctggttaaaatataatatcatttgaatattttttaaaataaatgtatattatcttttaaataattaatataaaaatagaccatacataaaataaaataataattaaaattcatTCTAAAATAATTAGAAAACTTTTAAAACAAaacttaaatatttttattaaaaaatttaaataatatttttaatcagaaatttaaataaaaactataaaaGCATATGTGCTCTGCAACCTAGAATGCAAAAACTTGAAAACCCCTCTTCTATTTCAGTATAGAACTCATATGTTAAGCATGAAACACTCCTATCTTACAGGGACAATTCATTCAGTAAAACCACTTttctcattaaaaattaaaatagaaaacccTATCTTTACTCTTAGACAAGCCATTCAACGATTATACAAACCCTCAAAACAAAAACCAGAAAGTGAGTTTCATTACTTACCCTCCAGCTATCTCCATGGACCAGTCTGAGCGAGAACAGATCTCTTCAAGGGCACGCTTCCATCCAGCAATCTCTTCTTCTGGGTATTGATCTGGATGGCTATAATGTCTCAAAACTGATTTCTTATATGAATTGTAGTCCTTTAGAGAAGAACTAACTTCAGATGGATTCACGTCATAAAACAGAGAAATGGTTAAGCCCTGGGTTCTAAAAATTTGCTGCAGCCTCCTCCTTGAGACACCAAGCTGAATCTGCATAGCCTCGAGAAAACATCGGAACCCTAACCAAATTATGATTAAGCCCTGGGTTCTCAAAATTTGCTGTAGCCTCCTCCTTGAGACACCAAGCTGAATCTGCATAGCCTTGGGAAAACATAGGAACCCTAACCAAATTATGATTAAGCccgtggttctcaaaattttctgcAGCCTCCTCCTTGAGACACCAAGCTGAATCTGCATAGCCTTGGTAAAACATAGGAACCCTAACCAAATTATGATTAAGCCCTGGGTTCTCAAAATTTGCTGCAGCCCCCTCCTTGAGACACCAAGCTGAATCTGTATAGCCTTGGGAAAACATAGGAACCCTAACCAAATTATTTCTCCCTTTTTCAATTTGTGGCTATCTAAAAGGACTTGCGAACCGGCTTCGGACAGAGCTCGAAAGAGATTATCAAGCAGTATCATTCTCACATCTTTTCCCCTGAAACTCAGAAACCCATCAT is part of the Cryptomeria japonica chromosome 10, Sugi_1.0, whole genome shotgun sequence genome and harbors:
- the LOC131053707 gene encoding disease resistance protein RUN1, producing the protein MILLDNLFRALSEAGSQVLLDSHKLKKGEIIWLGFLCFPKAIQIQLGVSRRGLQQILRTQGLIIIWLGFLCFTKAMQIQLGVSRRRLQKILRTTGLIIIWLGFLCFPKAMQIQLGVSRRRLQQILRTQGLIIIWLGFRCFLEAMQIQLGVSRRRLQQIFRTQGLTISLFYDVNPSEVSSSLKDYNSYKKSVLRHYSHPDQYPEEEIAGWKRALEEICSRSDWSMEIAGGFEALVKTVVKDVIETLDRVPLQVAKHPVGLDRVKKALIQKLNLNSAGSVVKAEIWGMGGIGKTTIAKAVYNEIYADFHAASFVFNVRSTATEAMGLATGLTRMQKKILKDLSKYGGEVDSVDEGISLFKDHLGGKRILLVLDDVDSKD